Genomic DNA from Betta splendens chromosome 10, fBetSpl5.4, whole genome shotgun sequence:
CTCTGGAGGCCAACCACCTACCTGTGGCAGCCTACTGGCTGCTTTACTGCttccctgtgtgtctgcagttctTCACTTTCAGCCTCATAAACCTTTATTTTACTCAGGTAAGATCAGGAGGATGGAGCAGGGGACAGGTAGACAGAACTGTCTCCTGTCATATGTGTGCAAAATATCGATAATGTAGctttcactttctttctttaGGTCTCTCTGTTTACTATGTTTGTGGAttctctttcattttctttcacaCAGGTCTTACTTAAAGTTAGAGAGAGTTATTGCTCAGAAGGGAACAAAAAACTGTAAGTTTTCTTCTACAGTGCCAGTTAGAATCGGTCTAGaatgatctttttttttaaccccaGACTACCTTCACAAAGTCCCGATTTGTTCCTCTTCACGTCAGGTGGGCGGCGCGGTTGTTATACGGGAGTTTGAACGCATTCTTCCTGTGTGTCAACGTTGTTTGCGCCTCGCTGGGCGACAGAGGCCGTCGCGCTTCAGGGGAGCAGACATGGAATCTCGTCTTGGTTCGAGTCCTGGTCAACGATTTCCTCTTCATTTTGGATGCAGTGCTTCTGGCAgctctgctgatgctgctggcgCGGCACTCGCGCTCCACCAGCCCGTACCTGATCAGCAGGGTGAGCACTAAAATATGCGTTGTCATTGTAAGATGGGAACATGTTAAGGTGCGAACCAGCTCTTACTGGACTCTCCTATGTAACTCCTCACCAGGGGACCACAGTGTGCCGTACAGCAGCACTGGGAGTGGCCGTGATCATGCTGTTTCTCAGCCGAGCCTGCTACAACCTCACGGCCCTCTTTCTGTCCCAGAACTACCCGTCGTTTAACTTTGACTGGTACAACGTCTCCGACCAGGTAATGTGATTAATGAAGGCATGTCACCATTCCTGGGTCTGCCTGGGTACAGGAATGCTGAATTGATCATAAACCATGTAGGCATTTGTTTTTCAGGCTGACTTGCGAGATGAACTAGGCGACAAAGGCTACCTGGTCTTCGGTGCCATCCTCTTCATATGGGAGCTCCTCCCAACcggcctcctcatcctcatcttcaggGTTCGCAGCCCAACTCAGGAGGTAGTTAGTGTGTTTGATAGAACTAGAGTATCTTCACCAAAATGCAATGCAAATTACAATGCAGCATCTGTACCATTGGAGCAGTCAAGGTTGTTTCTCTCAGTCATTTGTTTCTTATAACAGACCAGCAGCATGACGGTCAACAACAGGGTCCTGCCTCGGCCGTATTTCTTTGATGACCCTCAAGGCAGTGAGGATACACCTGTTCCATGGGATCGCAGTTTACATCCACACGTGAGGTACTGTCAGTATAAACATATGATCTGAAATGGTTAAataatcaacagcagcatcatgtCATTTCTTTATAGGACTGAATTTAACACTTGTTCGTTCTGCTTAAATCTGTTCCAGCTGGTACAGAGGAGAGACTGCTCCTCTCTTGTTTGCCAGCAACCCCTCCGACCAAAACCACCAGCATCACTCGTTCTACTCAACCCCCCAGAACTGATCAAGTGCTGTTTAAGATAAGGGCTGTGGTATCCACGTTTTTGCACTGAAAACCTTGGGGACGTCAACACCAAATGTTGAATAAGCACGTTGTTTTTACTAGACATATATTTAACTTTCTTAACTTAAAGGGAACAAactcaaaaaaggaaaaattccTGCTGTCATATGAGCCAACACTGAACTCAGTGAGCTTCTCATAAAGGTCAATGAGATGTAGCCAAAGAATTTTAGCATTGTATTACATGGattaaaaaggtaaaataacTTTTGCACGTTCTTAAGAAATGCACATTCAACTTGATGTTCTTATTAATTTAGTTCAATGCAATAATTCGTCAATAGCTGCAGCATGTTTTTACTTTTCACTTACTTTGAAGCACAATAAATACAAGTTGTCGTCTGTCTTTTCTGCTGTTAACAGCAAAGTTCTGTTGATTTAATAATTCAAATTGGATCTCTTTTCTTAACACACTTATTCATTGCTTTGTGTATTTTTCTGCCAtacatttgctgacatttttttaCTTGATTTTAATTCTGTTCATATTAGCTTGTGTTATAACTcagtgttttgcatttaattgtGAATATTATTTGTATGTCTCACTGTGGGCTGTAATAACAGGTATTATACCTGTGGTCTGCCTCTGTGGCAATCGCTCTGTCAACaacaaccaataaaaactgaaaatgagCACGTGCAATCTGTTGCTAGGCAGAAAAACATACACGGGAAGTTTGCTGAGGCCAAACCTGTGGTCTGACAAGTTTTAACCCACAGAACACATGCTTCATTTGATAGTCATTGAGGGTTATTTGCAGTACCACTGATTTTTTTGACTTCGATCAGATGGATGTTAAGCTAGCACACATTAtgaagtgtatgtgtgtgtgtgtatagagtTCAGAGTAGTAAATTAACTActcaaaaataatataatattcaacaaccaaaaataaaacaaaacaacttatTAGACTGAATCATGGCTGCCAGTATATTTAACAGGGACATTATCTTATAGCAGTGAAGCTATTTACATCCTATCATCTGTTCTCTGTAGAGCTGTGTCAATGTTTCACACAAAATCACGTGTATACAGGTTATGTAACTGTAGTCTCAGTCAAACACTTTATTCTGCGTTATGTACAGAACATCCTATTAAAactctttatacagtatgtacatgttGAAATTATTCAATATGTTACAGCGTTGTGCAGTGGCAACAGTTGAAGAAACAAGAAAACGCAGGAATGATTTgtgagaggaaaagaagaaatcgCAGTTGATCTACTTTCCTCTGGCACTGATCTGGGTGCTGCGTAACATGTTCACATGGTGAATCAAACACCTTCGTACTGAAGAAAGCTGAATTAAACCTAAAATCAGAGACGCCAACAGGTACACTTAAATAGTCCTTCAAGTCTGGGATAGAACTGAGAAACCTGCATGTGTCAATCAGGAGAAAAAAAGGGGGTGGGTGgtggacaaaaaaaacaaaaaaacagacatgctATTGCTTTCTAACACAAACAGTCCAGATAAGCGAATCACTGCATCCTCCAGCAGCCTGAGTCCAACTTGAGACAGTTACAAACCTGAGCTTGCGGAAGGAGAGAGGCAATGATGAACTAAAGCAACCATCTATCAACAGTTTATTCAAGTCCAGAGAAGGAGTTAAGTCACAATCAGTTGTCTGGAGGGGGTAGTGATGACGATGTTGCAGTTTCCAGCTTACGTAGGCGACGACGCCTCAGCTCAGCAGCGCTTGGCTCCCCATCTTCGTCCTCCACCACTTCTTCATCgtccttttctcttctttctgaCTCAAAAGTAGTGGAGTCAGCAGAATGAGGGGGAACCGTGGTTCCATTCATTTGATCAGCTGGGCACAAAAAAAGTGAAGGGACAACAACTTAaatttaaatgtcagtgtggTTTTATACAGCTGATGCAAACTGCACATTCACTTACAGCTGGATGAGACATTCTCCTGGCTGGGGACCTCTGTGCTAGTGCCAGCTGCAGGGGAGGGTGCAGTGTGGTTTGTCCCACTGGCTTCTCCAGCGCTGCCCTCAGTACGAGGAGGACTAAAGGggaaacagcagaggaggacaaTGAAGCATGAATCTATTGTATAACTATTACAATAATTAAAAGCGTGATATattacattaataaaaacataaaattgcCATAATATTGAATCTAAGTTGATTGTTTTAGTTTTcacttaacaaaaaaaaaagaaaaaaaagaataatgttTAGTTACGCGAGTGTGGCGACAGTGCTCAGGTAGTGGTGGATGTTAAGCATGGCGGCGTCCAGCAGCGTGTGAATGTTTTGAAGACACTGGAGTCTGGCTTCAAGCCCACGCCGaccttcagcctccagctccctcagctcctcctcagacagtcgagagagagatggaggaggcggaggcatAGACGACACTGGAGATAATAAGATAAACTCCACTATACCACTGACACAGCAACTCAACACATGGCTTAAACTTTGTAAATGGACACTAACTGCACCAAGCAGCACCAAGTATTAGACTTGACATTTGAATCAAAACCAGCAGTCAATCACTCCACATCGCTGTGTCCCAATTCTACCTAAAACTTTTGAAAACAACATAGAGTGCATGTGGAAAAATATCAAGTACTTaccaaagggaggaggaggcggcatgGGCAGCCACGGTGCAGTAGGGAAGGGAGGAGGTGGGAAGGAGAAGGGGAAGCCTGGCATTGCAGAtcctgatgcagctgctgctgtagtcTCTGTAGTAGATGAGGTTGTCTGGCTGGTGCCTgatggaaacacacagacacacagttacacatttTATTGACCTGAGATGATGCCAGAGTCACaacttacaaaaaaaaatcagtacAGTGCAGGTTTAGTAATGGGGTTGAGGTGGTAAATGAGTTAAATGAGTTTTGTGGGTCACGCATCAGTTGATGGGACACATCTTGATGTCTCTATTGTGAAAAGGTGTGATACAAGGCTGTATGAGGCCACATTACCTGCTGCCTGTGCAGCCTCTGTGTTGCTCTGTGAAGcttcagcagcaccaggagttgcagctgcagcagcaggaggaggaggtggtggtggcacTGCAGGGAAGGGACCCCAAAAGGGAAAGATGCCAGGAGGAAAAGCTGGCAACATGCCGGGAGCCACTGGAGAGCAAAGAGAATAAAGAGTTCCTTACAAAGCTCACACCATGAACTTACCGACAGAGgattcttcaaaataaaatgacccCTTCATAAAAGCCCGACATTGAATCAGTAGACAATGTCGGACAATAATGACTGAGCAGATTCCCCAGAGTTTACTATTAAATACTAAAGGGGAATTTAAGACAAGTTCACTCCAGCACATTGTAGAGCTTGTAAAAATCCTACAAGCTCCCAAACACTGGTGCCAGTGAGAATGGCTATATATAGAAAAGTATTATCAGAAGGAATAAATGTAGTGAGTGTCACTTTAAACGGCAAGTGTGAGCAGGTAATCACTTTTCTTCTGGCTGTTTTCGACAGTTCAATTCAGCATACGTTCTCCACGGTTAATAACTGTGCTCCGTGTCTATGCTCATGCTGCTGGTTTGGACTCTCACCATTAGCAGGTGGGGCTGGAGGGGCATTGGCAGGGGCTGCCGGTGCAGGGGCCGGGgcctgtgctggagctggagtctggTTGTTATTAGATGCTCGGAGGACGTCCATGCGACAGGTAGGACAAGTCTGCTGTCTCTGAAACCAGGAGCGCAGACAGCTGTGGGCACAAAAAGAGTTTAGGTCATCAAAAAGATTGTCCATGTATTCAgtgttatataaaaaaaaaaaaaaacagtgaccaCATTTGTTGTGAACAATACTTTAGTATGCaggatattaaaaaaaaagtaacaaaatgttgtttctgtttttaactaAAAATGCATTCAAGTGTCTTAAATGTCATTCAGTATGGTGACACAGAAACTAAATTGACACGTTTTaacacataaaatacaaaaataacacaTAACACATCTTGTGAATGTACACGCCTGGACATTTATCAGGGGCATGGATAAAGTAGtaactgcacacaaacaggttgTCATATGATATTATTTAATTAAGGCTTTGTCATACAGTTGTACAGGCTGACACTGCTGCTATAACTGTGATTAGATTATTTGTGCAGCACTTTATGTGCATTTGTGTATAACATCAGTTACTGTAAATGGCGCTGATCATAGATGACAAtcaagctgtttgtttgcagcccACAATCGTTCCTGCTGAGACCACATGACTTACCTGGAGTGGAAAATGTGATTACAAGGCAGTTTCTTGGCTCCTGTGACCATTTCCTCCCGACAGATGATGCAGACATTATCTGAAGCCTGCAGATCTTCAGGAGTAGCATCAGGATAGCTGAACACAGAAATGATTAGCAAAAGAGACACTTCAGCCAATGCACATATGAACTTTGGTTTTGTGCTTATCAATGTGCTGACAATGTCAGTATCATCCAGTCTTATCAAATATTGTCTGGTACTGTCAAATgttacaataaataattatgTAGTAAGACTTAACGTGACTCACAGTGTATTCATGTTGCGAATGGCTCTCCGAGACATTATAGCATCTGTTACAGCTTTCTTAAACTGCCTGATAGGAAAATGAAATACAGAATTTGACATGAGTATGAAACAATGAATTTTACATACTAAAGTATATAAAACACAGATCACAAAGCTGCTCACCTCATAGCCAGATACATGGGGCGGATGGCAAACAGGGGGAAGGTGTGGACCTTGATCATGATGGTCATGAAGGCAATATACAGCAGCACTTTGATGAAACCTAgaattaaaacaaacctggaatTAATACAAATACGCCACATGATAACTAGAGCAACAATTCTAGCATTGCAGCTTGAGCAGTTAAGGACAACACCTGTGAAGAGCTCAGTGTAGAGCATGTACACTGCCTTATTGTCCCAAGGGTTTTCACTCTGCAGGTCGATGGTGTGCAAGACATATTTGATGAACGTTGTCAGAACCATGGTCAACAGGATGGCATACTGAGGAAGacagacagcaacaacaaaacaaactaaatacCTGAAGttcattaataaattaaataggaGGCACTTTTCTGCAATCCTTTGACTATAAACTCAACTATCAGTACTGGATGCAGATTTACAGCTGATCTGACATTTTGGACCTAATAAAGCCATTTCTTTATTATCTGTATTAGGATTCATGAACCACTAGCAAATAACAAGCCTTTGCATGTAATCAGATGCAGTAAAGGTTATAAAACTATGAAAATTTGTAAGAATGAAGCTCAAAACCTGACATTCGACATACTGACAGGGctcaaatttaaattatttacacTCTGACCAACCTCGAATCCAAAGACAAGCTGGACGGAGGCACCTCGGGTAATGATGCTGTGACAGGCATGGTTGACAAACAGAAAGTCCAGGACACCCAGCAGTCCCatgagagctgcagaggagaaaACATTGATAAGCACTTCTGTGAGGGCACACGTAACTAGTTTATGTGCACAAACGCCCTGAAAAAGGCAAAGATAAacatctaaaaataaacaggTTTATGTCATTCTGGAGCTTGGTAATAGACACCTGGACTCCTGTGCAGGAAAACAGTTTGCATACAGTTGCCAGGCATGTTTCAAAAGTGCAGTAATTGGAAAGCGAAACAGATAGAGAGAGAAGTGAAAGATAAAGTGAGGTAAGTAAAAAAATGCCatcaatgaaataaatgtgtgacGTGGCTTTTAAGTATACGTACATAATACTCTGAAGTGAAAAACCCAGGATATGTTTGGACTCCGTTCCATCtaaaagaaagaacaaaaacattacATATTTGTCTTTTAATGCAGTTTAAGATTCCCAGACAACTTCCTATTAACACAAAACGTCACTCAGTTATCAGCAGCAAAATGTCAAACAACTGTTAAACTCGACTACGCTTTGTCCACCCATGGCCTTCTACCTTTAAATTGTGAAGTTGATGAGCAAGTTGTTCCTCTATTATCACTTACAAAGTCCACACGGTCCTCTGCCAGCCAGTGGAAGCACTTAAGGAAGAGCAGGAGGGTGAAGAGGGCAACGAAGCGAGGGGAGAAGTCATCCCTGAACACAGTGAATGCCAGGCACGTCTCGGTCACCGCGTACCAGGAGCGCTCAATGAGGTGCTGAATGCAAACACGGATGACAACGCAGTCTGATTAATGTCAAATAATAAAGGGGATGTGTGATATAGGTGAAGAGACTATTAAGTAGAACAGCTCTTTACCTCCATCTCTGCAGCCCTTAGTTGCCCAAAAAAGACTTTCCTCATGAATTTTCCCAACAAAAACACCAGCACAAAAGCCTGAATGTACAAAACCTGACacaagaagcaaaacaaaaaaaaagtaaatcagTTTAGACGTTTTTGTGGAAATACCACATCTAAACCAAAGATCACTGTTGAAGCACGGTTCTTACCGCCATGCTGGGGCTACTCTTGGTGAGATAGACAACCGTTGGGTAGAACTGGTGTTTGAGGAAGTAAGCATGGGCCACCACAGCCCCAGTCAGTGCCAGACTGGTGGCAGTCACCAAAGCTGCTCGAACCATTTTGGGTTCAGCTACAGATACTGTAAAAGGGAAACAGATGTGGGGACAACAGATGATGACAGGCATTACATGTAAATGTTGACCAATATGCAAATAAAGGCTGTCTCTTATTTCTACTAGATTATATTATCTTAACTTAGACCAAACTAACCTCCTTTTTGGGATTAGGTCTATGCACACGAGAAGTGATgcaatacaatataatataataccaTCTTTTTCCTATAAAACTATTATAGTGTTCAGTTACTGTGCAGATGGGAGGTCAAGCTTATGGTTAGTCTTTAGAAAAaattatttctgctgcactGATGTCAgtaaagcatgtgtgtgtacactttGGATTTCTTGCACAGTAAACAATTTTACCCTGTCTTATTTCAGTGTTTACTACAGTAAATATCCACCATATGCTTCGTACTTCTGAGGCAAATTGTTTAGTTCGCTATCATCAAAGCTAACGTGGCAAAACTGAGTATCATAAATTCGACTAAGCTAATCTGGTAACAGCTTTCCAAAAGGAAAAAGCGTAATGGTGTAACCACACTTTTCAGAACTCGCCTAAGCTATTTGCACTAGTAACAGTATATTCAGTTGGCAAATAATGTCAACTATCAAAGACAGATAATTAGGTTTGTTAGCTCGCATCAGCTAgcaagctaacgctagctgtcAGCGCTCTGCGGGACTTACCGACTCGTTGTCTGCGGAAGACTTGCTCCTTTCTTGATTTGACGGATGTCTTCTTGACTACAAAAAATATCTATAAAATTTCCAACTACTCCATTTCGACGGTTTCGCAGCAGCCTctctgaaatatttatttagctCTCCCTTGTTCGAGTGGCTACGTGTTTATCTTTGGCTTGCTACTTGGGAGCCACCTCACATCCGGCTGTTAAGGTAAAATGCCGCAAAAGCAATTTCACGCATCAGTGacatgttcctgttttctgtcagtACGTTGGTGTTAAATGCATTTAGCAGGATACATCTGCTTAGCCCCAGTGTTTCCGCTCAAGCACAGTTTTTATAGGTTTTAATGCAATGTAATGATTTACAATTAATTTGCGAACTTTAGATGACTCATTTAATTGAAGACTTACGGTAACTACAAACGTGGACCAATGAGAAGTTGTCTGGCTGGATGCAGAAGACAGTGCGTCTGAGTGAGCACTGGAAATAACTCCGCTATCGAGtatatttgaatatttaacAATGTTGGTggtaaatatatacatatactgtataaaatgaCTGTTCACAATGTTACTGGCC
This window encodes:
- the syvn1 gene encoding E3 ubiquitin-protein ligase synoviolin, producing MVRAALVTATSLALTGAVVAHAYFLKHQFYPTVVYLTKSSPSMAVLYIQAFVLVFLLGKFMRKVFFGQLRAAEMEHLIERSWYAVTETCLAFTVFRDDFSPRFVALFTLLLFLKCFHWLAEDRVDFMERSPNISWVFHFRVLSLMGLLGVLDFLFVNHACHSIITRGASVQLVFGFEYAILLTMVLTTFIKYVLHTIDLQSENPWDNKAVYMLYTELFTGFIKVLLYIAFMTIMIKVHTFPLFAIRPMYLAMRQFKKAVTDAIMSRRAIRNMNTLYPDATPEDLQASDNVCIICREEMVTGAKKLPCNHIFHSSCLRSWFQRQQTCPTCRMDVLRASNNNQTPAPAQAPAPAPAAPANAPPAPPANVAPGMLPAFPPGIFPFWGPFPAVPPPPPPPAAAAATPGAAEASQSNTEAAQAAGTSQTTSSTTETTAAAASGSAMPGFPFSFPPPPFPTAPWLPMPPPPPFVSSMPPPPPSLSRLSEEELRELEAEGRRGLEARLQCLQNIHTLLDAAMLNIHHYLSTVATLAPPRTEGSAGEASGTNHTAPSPAAGTSTEVPSQENVSSSSDQMNGTTVPPHSADSTTFESERREKDDEEVVEDEDGEPSAAELRRRRLRKLETATSSSLPPPDN
- the gpr137 gene encoding integral membrane protein GPR137, whose product is MEAPVTAASPPNSSGLPPAPIPLHPAVAPSVELGFTILYTTLYAGLFLVVYVQLWLLYLYKHKRWSYQSVFLFLCVLWAALRTTLFSFYFCNALEANHLPVAAYWLLYCFPVCLQFFTFSLINLYFTQVLLKVRESYCSEGNKKLWAARLLYGSLNAFFLCVNVVCASLGDRGRRASGEQTWNLVLVRVLVNDFLFILDAVLLAALLMLLARHSRSTSPYLISRGTTVCRTAALGVAVIMLFLSRACYNLTALFLSQNYPSFNFDWYNVSDQADLRDELGDKGYLVFGAILFIWELLPTGLLILIFRVRSPTQETSSMTVNNRVLPRPYFFDDPQGSEDTPVPWDRSLHPHVSWYRGETAPLLFASNPSDQNHQHHSFYSTPQN